One Pseudomonadales bacterium genomic window, GCGTCCTTAATACACTCTTCAATACTTCTATTAAGCGCCGCCACAGAAAGGTTTATATCATTCGAATAAATATCCGGGTCGGCCGGCACAATTATTACTTCAAACCCTTTCCCTTTTGGAAGTCGTTTTGCGTACGCGCTAACGACTTGTGCACCGGTTTTTTGGGCTAATTTCGACAATAGCGTCATCGTCGAAGCCTCAATGCCAAAGAAGGGTGAAAAAATACCCGCATTCTCCGGCGGCTCTTGATCTGGCAAAATACCAACGACTTCTCCTTTGATTAAGGCCTGTAGCATTGCCGCAACACCACGGCGATCGGTGGGATAAACCTTGGTGCCGCTGCGCGCTCTGGCATCTCGGACAAATCCATCCAGCTCAACGAGCTTTGGTGGCTGATAAAGCACATTCAGCGGAAAACGATTCGCCGCATAGATGTTCAATACTTCCCAGTTCCCCAAATGTGGCACGATAGTAATAAGCCCTTTACCGTCCCTCAAGGTTTCTTCGATATTGCCTTTTTCTGTTACTTTCTTAATGTAATCCAGGGTAACTTCCGGCTCTACCAACCAGGCTTTACCCATCTCAACAATGGTTTTGCTGGTTTCTATTAAGCTTTCCTTTGCGAGCCTGATCCGCTCGACTTCTGTCATCTCGGGAAAACAGAGCTGCAAATTACGCCGGGTCACCTTTGCCGATCGACTATTCATATACCAAGCGCACTGTCCCAAAAATGTTCCGATTGCTTGCACTAACGGCAACGGAAGCAAAGCGAGTACCTTTAGGCTTAATCTAATAAGTGTTATTTTGGCCGTCTGCACGGTCGTCATGAATCCTTGGCTTTTATTCTTGTAATCGATTTTACCCTGTACTTTCCGATAAGGCTCTAACTTACTTTTTTTACCTGGATTTTTTGGAATTTTACAGACAGGCTGTATACTTACGCGTCCCTTTTTAGGATTCCAATGATCCAGTAACTCATAATTACGTAGGTAACAATTTGGCAACTCAGCAGTTAATTACATTCCAGGGATTAATCCACGCGCTTGAGCTATATTGGAGCTCTCAGGGCTGTGTTGTCCTCCAGCCTTTGGACATGGAAGTGGGCGCGGGTACTTTTCATCCAGCGACATTCCTACGTGCAATCGGCCCAGAAAATTGGCGCGCAG contains:
- a CDS encoding lysophospholipid acyltransferase family protein — encoded protein: MTTVQTAKITLIRLSLKVLALLPLPLVQAIGTFLGQCAWYMNSRSAKVTRRNLQLCFPEMTEVERIRLAKESLIETSKTIVEMGKAWLVEPEVTLDYIKKVTEKGNIEETLRDGKGLITIVPHLGNWEVLNIYAANRFPLNVLYQPPKLVELDGFVRDARARSGTKVYPTDRRGVAAMLQALIKGEVVGILPDQEPPENAGIFSPFFGIEASTMTLLSKLAQKTGAQVVSAYAKRLPKGKGFEVIIVPADPDIYSNDINLSVAALNRSIEECIKDAPAQYQWEYKRFKIGPKGKTGYYHF